In Caloramator sp. E03, the sequence ATGACCTGTTAAGAATATATACTTTAGCCTTGTAAATCTTGCAATTAAAATATTAACAAGCATACCTAAAGTCATAATAAGTGCGGTTTGAGTGCCATAGGTTTTAAGTGCAAGGGCAACTATAGCCTCATTGTTTGGAACTATACCCTGAACACCAAAACCCTGCTGAAACATAGTTCCAAAATGATTAAGGGAGCCTACGACTATTCCAGCACCACCACTAAGCACTAAAAATCCCATTATGGTTTTTATAGTACCCTTTACAGTATCTGCTGCTGACTTTTTTTGTGCAATAAGGCCAACAAGCGCTACAAGCCCTACAAGTATTGCAGGAACACTTAAAATGTCAAGAATAACCTTTAACATTAAAATTCCCCCTTAATATTAAATTTAAATAATTCCCATTTCCTTAAAAGTTTCACTCAACTTTTCCTTAAGCTCCTTAAGATCAATCATGCTGTTTAGCGATACCACATGTCCTCCTAAACCCTTTAATTGTCCTGCTATATCCCTTGTGCCAACAAATATATCTGCTTTAATACCCTTGGCTGAGGATAAATCTGAATGATCAACCTCCGCCTTTACATTAAGCTCCTTTAAAACCTTTTTTATGTTCATTTCAATCATAAAGCTGCTTCCAAGACCACTTCCACAGCAAACCAAAATCTTCATTTTTTCACCTCCTTTTCCTATTTTGAATATTTAGCTATTATATTAATAATTTCTTCCTTGGTCTTAGCCCTGTATATTCCATTCATGTCGCTGCTGTTCATAAAAAGTTCCATAAGCTGAGATAATGCTTTTAAGTGAGATTCATTATCTATTGCTGCAAGAGTTATAATAAGTTTTACAGGATCATTAAGTTCGCTTCCAAAGTTTACTGGATTCTTAAGAGTTACAAGGCTCATCGAAAGCTTTTTAACCCCATCCTCAGGCCTTGCATGGGACAAAACTATTCCAGGTGCAACAACCATATAGGGGCCTATATTTTTGAAATTTTCAATAATAGCGTCATAGTATGTATCTTCTATATAATTATTTTCAATTAAAATATCGGTTCCAAGCTTTAAAGCCTCCTGCCATGTGCTGCATTCTGCATTTAATAATATTGTTTTCCATGTTATAAGATCCTTAAGCATATAAACGTACCCCCATGTTTTTGAACATTCTTTATAGTTTTTTAGCTCATGTAAAAATTCATACTGCAAAAGTTCTTTATTCGGTATATCTGCATATTTTTCAACAATATATATAAGCCTGTTTACAAGCTTTAAATCTTCGTTGTTTTCGAATCTTTTTAATTTATAATTAAAATATTTCTCAAGCTTTTCATAATCCTTTGATGTTAAAAGTGGGCTTACTTTTATAATTTTTTTGTTATTTACCTTGCCAATATCTATAGTACTTACAATATAGTCATAATTATCTTCAATATTTCGAACTTCTCTGCTTGATACAGTATCAACTATTTCAACATTAAACTCGCTTTCTATTTTTGAAGCTATCATTTTAGCTGTTCCAAGGCCACTTCCGCAAACAATAATAACCCTTGGTCTATGATTCAAATTCATATTTAACCTTTCAAGAGCTGCCCCAAAATGAAGGGTTATATATGAAATTTCGTGTTCATCAATTGGACTATTTATAAATTCTTCAAGGTATCTTGATGCTTTTTTTACATTTAAAAACAATTCATTATAATTACTTCTTACATCTTCATAAACTGGATTTAAAAGCTTAAAATTATACTTAATCCTATAAAGGCTTGGTCTTAAATGAAGCACAAGTCCTTCAATGATACTCCCCTTTAAATCTTTAAAGTCAATCCCATATATTTTTTCAATTTCTTCTGTCATTTTAAGTGCAACATCATATAGTCCCTTACTATTTAAATCTTCGCTATCTACTGCCTTATTTTTAATAATTTTAGCCCCAAGAAGGTGAAGGGTTATATATTCGATTTCTTCCTGCGGAACAGAAATATTATACTTTTCTTCAATCCTTTTTATCATC encodes:
- a CDS encoding BglG family transcription antiterminator: MQLNKRSVEILNYLYKADGFVKIEDIAKQYKLTDRAVRYNIDKIEKFLVKNGFSYFEREYNRGIRIKKDNGLEEFIMNLLCDKNIKSRFQYTFSKDERIKYTAIKLLQSSQPLKVSYFQEMFFISKNTMLKELDELEEYLKKSGLKLVRKQKYGIYIEGSESQRRKLAKELVFDTLSYEDILNYTSTKMDSNRYSNFQFDILFSDIDIDFIDSLIKMAESELSRKFSDEAYGGLLTHLAIMIKRMQLKKDVYALGFVNEDLKDTKEYEVSKKMIKRIEEKYNISVPQEEIEYITLHLLGAKIIKNKAVDSEDLNSKGLYDVALKMTEEIEKIYGIDFKDLKGSIIEGLVLHLRPSLYRIKYNFKLLNPVYEDVRSNYNELFLNVKKASRYLEEFINSPIDEHEISYITLHFGAALERLNMNLNHRPRVIIVCGSGLGTAKMIASKIESEFNVEIVDTVSSREVRNIEDNYDYIVSTIDIGKVNNKKIIKVSPLLTSKDYEKLEKYFNYKLKRFENNEDLKLVNRLIYIVEKYADIPNKELLQYEFLHELKNYKECSKTWGYVYMLKDLITWKTILLNAECSTWQEALKLGTDILIENNYIEDTYYDAIIENFKNIGPYMVVAPGIVLSHARPEDGVKKLSMSLVTLKNPVNFGSELNDPVKLIITLAAIDNESHLKALSQLMELFMNSSDMNGIYRAKTKEEIINIIAKYSK
- a CDS encoding PTS sugar transporter subunit IIB; this encodes MKILVCCGSGLGSSFMIEMNIKKVLKELNVKAEVDHSDLSSAKGIKADIFVGTRDIAGQLKGLGGHVVSLNSMIDLKELKEKLSETFKEMGII